Sequence from the Rutidosis leptorrhynchoides isolate AG116_Rl617_1_P2 chromosome 3, CSIRO_AGI_Rlap_v1, whole genome shotgun sequence genome:
TACTCAAGTAGTAACAGAGATCGATGGATTCGGGAATTATGATGTGAGAGTATGGGGTCCACCAGGATCTCACTTAGCTAACCATACTATTTTCAATCTCTTCTTTCTAGATAGTGGGGACCGAGCCGTGGTCGATGGATTTAAAACTTACGGATGGATCAAGGAGTCTCAACTAAGTTGGTTACGTGGTGCTTCTAAGGTATGTTTTGCATAACGAGTAGAGGtggcagtttcgacccatttacatCTGAAGGGGTGATTTCGGTTATATTTACATTGAACGGGTCAAATGGGAGAATTACACTAAATTTGGCTATTattaaacgggtcaaatgggttgaACAGGTTAAACGGGTCAAAAAAAGTTTGTTAGCGACTAAAGTTGTTTATCTATCTTTGCTTAATGGGTCAAGCCACGTAGATTCACCCCATTTGTCATGTACTAAAAAGGTTACCGGTTATTTTGACCCATCACCCAATCTACCCATCTTGCCACCTTTAATCTAACAAGCCAACTGTGGTCCTTATTCCTTCTGTGAGCCGATTCATTAGATTTGGATTTTATTAACATGCTGTAGGGTCTCGCAAACAGGGTCATTATCAAGAACACCATCAACCCGACAAAATTCCGTCACTGGCGTTCTTCCATATCCCGATCCCCGAAATTCGTTCCGGCCCATTCAGGGAAATTTACGGGGAGTATCGCGAACACGTAGCTTGTTCTAGAATGAATTCCGGAGTCTTAAAGACACTCGTGTCAATTGGAGATGTAAAAGCCGTGTTTATAGGCCATGATCATCTCAATGATTTTTGCGGGAATTTAGATGGTGTATGGTTTTGTTATGGTGGTGGTTTCGGGTATCATGGGTATGGGCGGGCCGGGTGGTCAAGAAGAGGTAGAGTTATAGTTGCGCAACTTAAAAAGGGAAAGAACGAATGGATGGGAGTCGAAAGTATTAAGACGTGGAAACGACTTGATGATGAGAAGTTGACGAAAATCGATGAGCAGGTTTTGTGGACGTCTGATTAATGCTTGTTGCAGATGACTGTACACAAAAAATTCGAGTGTAAATTCAACTCGAGTGATCATCGTTGCAACGAGTGTTTCTGCAGGATAGTGGTCTTGTTGATCAGGAATTTGACACAGTATAGTTTGTATGAATTTGATCTTGTGATGCATGAAAGGCAGCATTATGTGTCAATTGTATAACGAAACGATCGAATGAGACGATTAATATTTGTAACATGGCAGACAGTTGTTCTCATCGATTGTTTATAACCGTTTAGCATTCACTGCGTTTGTTTACATTTGAAAACGTGTTTATTTCTTACATTTGAATGACAAATAATATTGAACGTTCAACAATATGTGATGAACTATTTATGCCTAGTTGAATTGCCGCCTTAATCATTCAACACGTCAATTTACTTTGATTTCCTCCTTAAACTGTATCCAAAACACTatcaaataattatattatttattctttatctttatttattcatttataatATAATGTTAATACATTAATTCTACATCATTCATAAAGTTCATCCCGAATGATTACTAAATAGGTTAGTGTCGTTCATCATCAGATTTAGTCGGAACCTTCGAATcattcaaattttaaaccattaaaTATTTGTTCATTTTGTTTTATCAAACGTACCGATCAAGTTAATTCACCTTTTGTGGTTCTTGTCAGAAAATATAACTAGTTTCCAACCTGCAACTACACATCCATTACTTTATCCTTGAGAGTAGCTGAAATTGGTCATATTTATCAAAATCATTTTAACTTAACACCAGAAATTGATTATTGCAAATTATACTCGGTTTCATAATGAATATGCAAACACCACATAATCTGATACACTGATACACAAACAACTAACCCAACCGGATAAAACGAATATAATCAGAACTCAAAAGAGGATGATCGGAAACCATAGGCAATAGTGAAACGCGAAGGATATTCATTAATGCTCGGACTACACCAACACTGCCTTTTCAATCATGGCACAACGAAACTACTTGACTCTAGTTCAAAAAAAGAAAAACACATCTGCTTGTTATGCCCTAAATGCGAAGAGCAAAATACCAATTATAACAGATAAAATAAGGATCAAAAGGGCAGTTATGATGCTGACATTACTTGACTTTAATATTTGTGTCCCGGCAACTGATCTTCTTTTGCTGCTCTTGTTGTTTAAGGATGATTGACTGAGTTCAGGGGATAATGACATTGCGGTTTCCCAAAAGGAATTGGTTGGGAATGTTACGGAACTTGTGGATTCCGTTTCCGGCTCTAAAATAACTGTTTTATCGGTTGGAGCTTCCATCGACATCAACTCAACGCAATGGTCTCTTAGAACCTAATGAACAAAATTAAACAAATAAATACCTTACGAATATAAATCTTACAAACTGTCTTTCTGTAACTCACAAGGGTTTCAGTAGTATTTGAATGTAGTAAAAGTGTTGACTACAGGTGGCAAAATGGGCAGAGAGGACAGGTTCGATAGCAAGTCAAACGACCTTGGTGGGCTGAAATCGGAAACTTTTTTAAAAACGAAACTTTGTTTGTGACAAAAAGCCAAGAACGATAATTTAAAAAACCAAATTACTCATAATACTGTTTTTAGAGATGATAGTTTAGCACTATCGGGTAATGGGCGGCCCAGTGGTTCAACCCCAATACCTCGAGTATTGGGCATGGTTGAGGTCAAGGGTTCAATCTCTGGCTCTGCGAgggaggttttaccgacccgtaaaTGCCCGTATGGATTGATGGATCGGGTCCCTGTTATGCTGTTCCGCCCGGAAACGCATGTGTGCTTGGAAAATGATTGGGTGGGTGGTTTCTATCcccaacttaaaaaaaaaatatattacagaATACGGTTCATTTAAAGGGAATATTACAGATACAGACCTCAAGTGTTTCAGAGGGTTGTATGTAGTCGCAAATATATGTATCACCCAGCCATGGAACAAATACTCTTCGAGGGAAAGTAAGACTGCACTGTTTTCTGTAAACAGAATAATTAGCCAACACCATTAGAAAATTAATTATCGTATCAGTAGCAAGATATCAAATTTCCTAATTTCTGACCTTATTGACTGAAGTTGAAGTTGCGGAATAGGAATTTGAGTTGAAGTTTCATCGACTAAATCGCCACTGACATCTGGCCCCGAATCCAATTGCCCATCAGCCTCATCACATATGATGTCTAATCTACTGTGTAGGCTTGAAATAATGTCTGcctaaacaaaaaacaaaaaaacctACAGTGAAAACTAGATCGCCAGGTAGAAGCATGAAAGGCGTAAGGCTATCTCGTATACCTTTATATCAGCCAAAGCTTGTGAAATTGGTTCTTTGGTATTCGTGTAGGCAAAGGAACAGATAGAGCCGGTAAAGACCAATATACCGACAACCTCCTCTTGATTGTATGCTGAAAAAGACAACAGTAGCATGTGAAGATTAGTAATGGCAAGATATGAGGGTTGGAGAAGATGAAAACGGATAATTTTTCCTAGTAGATGGGTCGACCCACATCAACACTTCTCTGTTCAATTATTAAAAGAGATGTACAAATCAATGCTTTGAATCACATCGCATAAACTACACAATTACAATAGTATTCTATATTATTAAATAATGCAGTGAGAGAGGTGTAAGCATTcaaattcctttttttttttttttaaaggcaagtgtAAGCATTCAAATTCTAACATGTGCAGCTTCCTATCCGGTTGACCCATTCCTTTTAGATAAAAAATAATAACTTGACCGGTTTGATATAAAATTTAACCCAAATCGACCATTCATAAGTGAACGCTTCAAAATTGCCACCAGAGAGACAAGGAAAGCTGGATACCTTGAAATGATGTATGTTGCATGAAGGGTAAAAGAAATTCAACTTCATGCACACCATCAAACGCCAATAGTTCATCTACATTAACCTAAACAACAGTGTTAATTGTCAGCCAAAATAACTATAAAGATTATCAAAGCTGGATCGGAACTTCACCATGCAGCTAACACACCAACTTTAACTGTCTAAAATAACTTATAAAGGATGAAATCGTAAAGAGATTATTGATAAAAAGTTTTGCCAGATCAATAAATAATTATTGTTTTATTTATTTCAAGCTTCTCGAATCGGATCCTTTATCTTTTTATTATAGAAGAATACTTATGAAGTTGTTTCAATGAGTAATTTCTCAAAGTATTGTCCAAGGCAAatagcaattcaataagcaatgtAACTCGTTAAATCAGTTAATTTAATGCTAAAAGATGCACACCATTTCTCCATCAACTAAAGCCTTGGCTGCTTTAAGTTCTTCAGCATGATTTGATATTACATCACGAAGAATTTCAGCAAATTTTCGAGAACTTGAAATATTCTCACGGAATATTGGGAACCTGGGAAAAGACCAATCTTTGTCTTACTATTAGTAGTTGATATAGATCACTCATAAAAGAATGAAGAGAATAAACATCCAATGTAGAAGAACATGATATGCTATAACATATGATAACTAAGGCCAAAAGGGGTTGCCTGCTCGTGTTGGAGACCAATATAATCAATTTTGTAACAGTTGAAAGAAAAAAACCATAATTAATTTTAGTTATAATTCTTTTTGTTGTATCAGACTTGATAAACAGATAAGAAATCACTGCAACAAACTAGCTGGTTATGATTTTTGTCAAAACATGCAATCCGGTATGACCAGATGTAAATGGTTTGAAGATGTTTTACATAATCTTTTTTTAATGTCCTAAACTCATTTGTGATCATTTTTTCAGTATGCCATGAAGAAATCGATAAGAAAAATATCATTGTTGTATGGGTCAAAAATTAGGGATATAACAGGATTAGTGAGGATGTTAATCATATACCAATAGTTGCCGGGATGTTAATAATTATCTTACCCATTTGTAAAAGCATACTCAAAAGGAAATTTCTACATTCACTATTTGCATAACATACGCAGTCCACAAAAACAGAAATCTTCTTATGAAAACTACATGAGACTACTAGTGAAGTTCAAACGAACAACTAAATATCAAAACATCTAAATTTACCTAATATCAAAGTTGTGAATGCATTTAAACTTCTGAAGGGTAGATAACACTCTTCCCATTTTGAAATCACAAGGCCGTAGACTGCTTGAGGTTATATTTGAAGACAACGAGCAATTACGACATGCCCACCTAACGAAGATTAGATGCTATCATGTTAATAGAAGAACTCTGTTAAATGGGATGAGAGGAGCAAAATTAACAAATGGGACTACCTCCTTGGACTAAGGCTAATGTGAATAAGTAGTCTCTCATCCCAACCAAAATCTACTAACGGTACGGCTTCTGCAACTCCTTTTACAGCCTGCAAAAGCAAAAAGGTTTCATCAGTATGTGTGATAGTGTAGACATGTATTGTgtaattatgtgtgtgtgtgtgtgtgtgtgtgtgtgtgtgtgtgtgtgtgtgtgtgtgagtgtgtgTGAAGAAGTTGGAAAAACTTCCAAATTCATATCATGAAGCAGAAATGTGGCTTGCAGTAAAGAATGGAGTGGACATAGTTCAACATTTTATAGACTGATAAAGTAGAACAAACTTTAAACCTGGCAAAGCACTAAAGTAGAATTCT
This genomic interval carries:
- the LOC139898280 gene encoding probable inactive purple acid phosphatase 28, with protein sequence MQSSKKTWILALIYITLITIPLSLIQFHILSDELIISDHHKITHKKHPNLPLRFNSDGTFKILQVADMHYGTGLTRCRDVLSSEFEWCSDLNTTLFLKRMINLEKPDFIAFTGDNIFGSSTDDAAESLFKAFGPAMESKLPWAAVLGNHDQESTMTREELMSFISLMDYSLSQPNPSTQVVTEIDGFGNYDVRVWGPPGSHLANHTIFNLFFLDSGDRAVVDGFKTYGWIKESQLSWLRGASKGHYQEHHQPDKIPSLAFFHIPIPEIRSGPFREIYGEYREHVACSRMNSGVLKTLVSIGDVKAVFIGHDHLNDFCGNLDGVWFCYGGGFGYHGYGRAGWSRRGRVIVAQLKKGKNEWMGVESIKTWKRLDDEKLTKIDEQVLWTSD
- the LOC139898281 gene encoding uncharacterized protein, giving the protein MVKAVVGEEIRLNSIEDRLSHSGLSSQVGLVIGKISTSLDRGFVFDLVPTPVNDAGEAASWITESKDDANKKRGGSKPKSQSDSSSVLSIDKDWVAEHARQVSRMLVGGMKVVGIYIWMNESLFKNSTLVLCQAVKGVAEAVPLVDFGWDERLLIHISLSPRRWACRNCSLSSNITSSSLRPCDFKMGRVLSTLQKFKCIHNFDIRFPIFRENISSSRKFAEILRDVISNHAEELKAAKALVDGEMVNVDELLAFDGVHEVEFLLPFMQHTSFQAYNQEEVVGILVFTGSICSFAYTNTKEPISQALADIKADIISSLHSRLDIICDEADGQLDSGPDVSGDLVDETSTQIPIPQLQLQSIRKQCSLTFPRRVFVPWLGDTYICDYIQPSETLEVLRDHCVELMSMEAPTDKTVILEPETESTSSVTFPTNSFWETAMSLSPELSQSSLNNKSSKRRSVAGTQILKSSNVSIITALLILILSVIIGILLFAFRA